The Zalophus californianus isolate mZalCal1 chromosome X, mZalCal1.pri.v2, whole genome shotgun sequence genome window below encodes:
- the CT83 gene encoding kita-kyushu lung cancer antigen 1: MSVLLLLLSGILFAFLFVFWKSRFQSSVGEMSSNSTSLALVRPTSSTGSTNSDTDKSLSVISLSQDILINSPHTITIQKRILVNLGIVEYKLAELEHFLVTKGLNGALVKGKSDKLRECNDNGGNH; encoded by the exons ATGAGCGTGCTGTTGCTTCTACTGAGCGgcattctgtttgcttttctgtttgtcttctgGAAAAGCCGCTTTCAG AGCAGCGTTGGTGAAATGTCATCAAATTCAACTTCTCTTGCACTAGTAAGACCAACCTCTTCTACTGGGTCAACTAACAGCGATACTGATAAGAGTCTTTCAGTCATCAGCCTCTCTCAGGATATCTTAATTAATTCCCCACACACCATAACCATACAGAAGCGAATACTGGTAAACCTCGGGATCGTGGAATACAAGCTGGCTGAACTGGAACATTTCCTAGTTACCAAGGGTTTAAATGGTGCATTAGTTAAAGGGAAATCTGACAAGCTTAGAGAATGTAATGACAACGGAGGCAATCATTAA
- the SLC6A14 gene encoding sodium- and chloride-dependent neutral and basic amino acid transporter B(0+) isoform X2 codes for MDKLKCLSFFKCRGKEKVTASSENFHVGETDENQDRGNWSKKSDYLLSMVGYAVGLGNVWRFPYLTYNNGGGAFLIPYAIMLALAGLPLFFLECSLGQFASLGPVSVWRILPLFQGVGITMVLISIFVTIYYNVIIAYSLYYMFASFRSELPWKNCSYWADENCSRSPIVTHCNISTNSGEIIRVNKSWVDINSLNCINGSEIYQPGQLPSEQYWNKVALQRSSGMDETGVIVWYLALCLLLAWLIVGAALFKGIKSSGKVWKDAATQIFYSLSVAWGGLVALSSYNKFNNNCFSDAILVCLTNCLTSVFAGFAIFSILGHMAHISGKEVAQVVKSGFDLAFIAYPEALAQLPGGPFWSILFFFMLLTLGLDSQFASIETITTTIQDLFPKVMKKMRVPITLGCCLVLFLLGLVCVTQAGIYWVHLIDHFCAGWGILIAAILEIIGIIWIYGGNRFIEDIEMMIGAKRWIFWLWWRACWFVITPLLLIAILIWSLVKFHRPNYAEIPYPDWGVALGWCMIIFCIIWIPIMAVIKIIQAEGNIFQRIVSCCRPASNWGPYLERHRGERYKDMVDPKKETDHEIPTVSGSRKPE; via the exons ATGGACAAGTTGAAGTGCCTGAGCTTCTTCAAGtgcagagggaaggag aaaGTGACGGCTTCGTCTGAGAATTTCCATGTTGGTGAAACTGATGAGAATCAGGACCGTGGTAACTGGTCCAAAAAATCGGATTATCTTCTATCTATGGTTGGATATGCAGTGGGATTAGGGAATGTGTGGAGATTCCCCTATTTGACCTACAACAATGGCGGAG gtGCCTTCTTGATACCTTATGCGATCATGCTGGCACTGGCTGGTTTACCTCTGTTTTTCCTGGAGTGTTCACTGGGACAATTTGCGAGCTTAGGTCCAGTTTCAGTTTGGAGGATTCTCCCATTGTTTCAAG GTGTGGGAATTACAATGGTCCTGATATCCATTTTTGTGACAATCTATTATAATGTCATAATTGCCTATAGTCTTTACTACATGTTTGCTTCTTTTCGAAGTGAACTACCATGGAAAAATTGCTCATATTGGGCAGATGAGAACTGTAGCAGATCGCCTATAG ttacTCATTGTAATATCAGCACAAATTCGGGGGAGATCATCCGAGTGAATAAAAGCTGGGTAGACATCAACAGTTTAAACTGCATCAATGGAAGTGAAATTTATCAGCCAGGGCAGCTTCCCAGTGAACAATATTGGAA TAAAGTGGCACTCCAGCGGTCAAGTGGAATGGATGAGACTGGAGTAATTGTGTGGTATTTAGCACTTTGTCTTCTTCTGGCTTGGCTCATAGTTGGCGCAGCGCTATTTAAAGGAATCAAGTCTTCTGGCAAG GTTTGGAAGGATGCTGCCACTCAAATATTTTACTCCCTTTCAGTGGCTTGGGGTGGCTTAGTTGCTCTATCATCTTACAATAAGTTCAATAACAACTGCTTCTCAGATGCCATTTTAGTTTGTTTGACAAACTGCCTCACTAGTGTGTTCGCTGgatttgctattttttctatATTGGGACACATGGCTCATATATCCGGAAAGGAAGTTGCTCAAGTCGTAAAATCAG GTTTTGATTTGGCATTCATTGCTTATCCAGAAGCGTTAGCCCAACTCCCAGGTGGCCCATTTTGgtccatattatttttcttcatgcttTTGACTTTGGGTCTCGACTCTCAGTTTGCATCCATTG AAACAATTACAACAACAATTCAAGATTTATTTCCCAAagtgatgaagaaaatgagggttCCTATAACTTTGGGTTGctgcttggttttgtttctccttGGTCTCGTCTGCGTGACTCAG gctgGAATTTACTGGGTTCATCTGATTGACCACTTCTGTGCTGGATGGGGCATTTTGATTGCGGCTATACTGGAAATAATAGGAATCATCTGGATTTATG GTGGGAACAGATTCATTGAAGATATAGAAATGATGATTGGAGCAAAAAGGTGGATATTCTGGCTATGGTGGAGAGCCTGCTGGTTTGTCATTACACCTCTTCTTCTGATT GCAATTTTGATCTGGTCACTCGTGAAATTTCATAGGCCTAATTATGCCGAAATTCCATACCCTGACTGGGGGGTTGCTCTAGGTTGGTGTATGATTATTTTCTGCATTATCTGGATTCCAATTATGGCCgtcataaaaataattcaagcTGAAGGAAATATCTTTCAA cgcATTGTAAGCTGCTGCAGACCAGCTTCTAACTGGGGTCCATACCTGGAACGACATCGTGGGGAGAGATATAAAGATATGGTAGATCCTAAAAAAGAGACTGACCATGAAATACCTACTGTTAGTGGCAGcagaaaaccagaatga
- the SLC6A14 gene encoding sodium- and chloride-dependent neutral and basic amino acid transporter B(0+) isoform X1 has product MDKLKCLSFFKCRGKEKVTASSENFHVGETDENQDRGNWSKKSDYLLSMVGYAVGLGNVWRFPYLTYNNGGGAFLIPYAIMLALAGLPLFFLECSLGQFASLGPVSVWRILPLFQGVGITMVLISIFVTIYYNVIIAYSLYYMFASFRSELPWKNCSYWADENCSRSPIVTHCNISTNSGEIIRVNKSWVDINSLNCINGSEIYQPGQLPSEQYWNKVALQRSSGMDETGVIVWYLALCLLLAWLIVGAALFKGIKSSGKVVYFTAIFPYVVLLILLIRGATLEGASKGISYYIGAQSNFTKLREAEVWKDAATQIFYSLSVAWGGLVALSSYNKFNNNCFSDAILVCLTNCLTSVFAGFAIFSILGHMAHISGKEVAQVVKSGFDLAFIAYPEALAQLPGGPFWSILFFFMLLTLGLDSQFASIETITTTIQDLFPKVMKKMRVPITLGCCLVLFLLGLVCVTQAGIYWVHLIDHFCAGWGILIAAILEIIGIIWIYGGNRFIEDIEMMIGAKRWIFWLWWRACWFVITPLLLIAILIWSLVKFHRPNYAEIPYPDWGVALGWCMIIFCIIWIPIMAVIKIIQAEGNIFQRIVSCCRPASNWGPYLERHRGERYKDMVDPKKETDHEIPTVSGSRKPE; this is encoded by the exons ATGGACAAGTTGAAGTGCCTGAGCTTCTTCAAGtgcagagggaaggag aaaGTGACGGCTTCGTCTGAGAATTTCCATGTTGGTGAAACTGATGAGAATCAGGACCGTGGTAACTGGTCCAAAAAATCGGATTATCTTCTATCTATGGTTGGATATGCAGTGGGATTAGGGAATGTGTGGAGATTCCCCTATTTGACCTACAACAATGGCGGAG gtGCCTTCTTGATACCTTATGCGATCATGCTGGCACTGGCTGGTTTACCTCTGTTTTTCCTGGAGTGTTCACTGGGACAATTTGCGAGCTTAGGTCCAGTTTCAGTTTGGAGGATTCTCCCATTGTTTCAAG GTGTGGGAATTACAATGGTCCTGATATCCATTTTTGTGACAATCTATTATAATGTCATAATTGCCTATAGTCTTTACTACATGTTTGCTTCTTTTCGAAGTGAACTACCATGGAAAAATTGCTCATATTGGGCAGATGAGAACTGTAGCAGATCGCCTATAG ttacTCATTGTAATATCAGCACAAATTCGGGGGAGATCATCCGAGTGAATAAAAGCTGGGTAGACATCAACAGTTTAAACTGCATCAATGGAAGTGAAATTTATCAGCCAGGGCAGCTTCCCAGTGAACAATATTGGAA TAAAGTGGCACTCCAGCGGTCAAGTGGAATGGATGAGACTGGAGTAATTGTGTGGTATTTAGCACTTTGTCTTCTTCTGGCTTGGCTCATAGTTGGCGCAGCGCTATTTAAAGGAATCAAGTCTTCTGGCAAG GTGGTATATTTTACAGCTATTTTCCCCTATGTTGTCCTGCTCATCCTGCTAATCCGAGGGGCGACTCTGGAGGGTGCCTCGAAAGGCATTTCATACTATATTGGAGCACAGTCAAATTTTACAAAACTTAGGGAAGCTGAG GTTTGGAAGGATGCTGCCACTCAAATATTTTACTCCCTTTCAGTGGCTTGGGGTGGCTTAGTTGCTCTATCATCTTACAATAAGTTCAATAACAACTGCTTCTCAGATGCCATTTTAGTTTGTTTGACAAACTGCCTCACTAGTGTGTTCGCTGgatttgctattttttctatATTGGGACACATGGCTCATATATCCGGAAAGGAAGTTGCTCAAGTCGTAAAATCAG GTTTTGATTTGGCATTCATTGCTTATCCAGAAGCGTTAGCCCAACTCCCAGGTGGCCCATTTTGgtccatattatttttcttcatgcttTTGACTTTGGGTCTCGACTCTCAGTTTGCATCCATTG AAACAATTACAACAACAATTCAAGATTTATTTCCCAAagtgatgaagaaaatgagggttCCTATAACTTTGGGTTGctgcttggttttgtttctccttGGTCTCGTCTGCGTGACTCAG gctgGAATTTACTGGGTTCATCTGATTGACCACTTCTGTGCTGGATGGGGCATTTTGATTGCGGCTATACTGGAAATAATAGGAATCATCTGGATTTATG GTGGGAACAGATTCATTGAAGATATAGAAATGATGATTGGAGCAAAAAGGTGGATATTCTGGCTATGGTGGAGAGCCTGCTGGTTTGTCATTACACCTCTTCTTCTGATT GCAATTTTGATCTGGTCACTCGTGAAATTTCATAGGCCTAATTATGCCGAAATTCCATACCCTGACTGGGGGGTTGCTCTAGGTTGGTGTATGATTATTTTCTGCATTATCTGGATTCCAATTATGGCCgtcataaaaataattcaagcTGAAGGAAATATCTTTCAA cgcATTGTAAGCTGCTGCAGACCAGCTTCTAACTGGGGTCCATACCTGGAACGACATCGTGGGGAGAGATATAAAGATATGGTAGATCCTAAAAAAGAGACTGACCATGAAATACCTACTGTTAGTGGCAGcagaaaaccagaatga